One window from the genome of Pieris napi chromosome 3, ilPieNapi1.2, whole genome shotgun sequence encodes:
- the LOC125063249 gene encoding RNA-binding motif protein, X-linked 2: MNPMTNIKNVLKLSERELSGNSKSSWHDQYKNSAWIFIGGLPYDLTEGDIICVFSQYGEIVNINLVRDKATGKSRGFAFICYEDQRSTILAVDNLNGIKILGRTIRVDHCEQYKAPNAEMSKLDEITASIRTEGCAPSIQHQPVTDIKKEKKKRTHKEKKSKKKKKKSRSSDSESSSK, from the exons ATGAATCCTATGAC aaatattaaaaatgttctcAAGCTAAGTGAACGCGAATTGTCAGGCAATTCTAAAAGTTCTTGGCACgatcaatataaaaacagcGCTTGGATATTTATTGGTGGACTGCCTTATGATCTCACAGAAGGCGAcattatttgtgtattttcCCA GTATGgagaaattgttaatattaatttagtaagAGACAAAGCAACTGGAAAATCGAGAGGGTTTGCATTTATCTGTTATGAAGACCAAAGATCAACTATATTAGCTGTTGATAATTTAAATGGAATTAag ATATTAGGAAGAACAATAAGAGTTGACCACTGTGAACAATATAAAGCACCTAATGCTGAAATGTCAAAGCTGGATGAAATTACAGCTTCCATCAGAACAGAAGGATGTGCACCAAGTATTCAGCATCAACCTGTGACAGATATCAAAAAG GAAAAGAAGAAAAGGACAcacaaagaaaagaaaagtaaaaagaagaaaaagaaaagtcGAAGTTCAGATTCTGAGTCATCTAGCAAATAA
- the LOC125063235 gene encoding transcription initiation factor TFIID subunit 13: MATPTPDTSEQYDQFEDDESEQQLGATASGRKRLFSKELRCMMYGFGDDQNPYTESVDFLEDLVIEFITETTHRAMEVGRPGRVQVEDIIFLVRKDFRKYARVKDLLTMNEELKKARKAFDEVKYVE; this comes from the exons atggCGACTCCAACTCCTGATACTTCTGAACAATACGATCAG TTCGAAGATGATGAGTCTGAACAGCAATTGGGAGCTACAGCATCTGGGCGTAAACGACTATTCAGTAAAGAACTTCGCTGTATGATGTATGGCTTTGGAGATGATCAAAATCCATACACAGAGAGTGTTGATTTCCTAGAGGATCTGGTTATcgaatttattacagaaaCTACTCATAG aGCTATGGAAGTTGGTAGACCAGGTAGAGTTCAAGTAGaggatataatatttcttgttCGTAAAGATTTCCGAAAATATGCTAGAGTTAAAGACCTTCTTACAATGAATGAAGAATTAAAGAAAGCTCGAAAAGCTTTTGATGAAGTAAAATATGTTG agtga